One Nostoc sp. UHCC 0302 DNA window includes the following coding sequences:
- the pstA gene encoding phosphate ABC transporter permease PstA translates to MANPTYQNNFDDESNEFSDNVDSRETTGKIFEILFLIGLLIGLFVLVLLLFDILQDGLLRFLTPGFLTETPSRFPELGGIRPAILGSALIGLLVILIAVPIGVGAALYLEEYAPKTWWTDIIEINIANLAGVPSIVYGLLGLGVFNYLLGFGPVLISGALTLSLLSLPLIIVTAREAIRAVPNPLREASYGLGTTKWQTVSNHVLPYAIPGILTGVIIAVSRAIGDAASLIVIGAVSFLTFNPGLFQRFMALPIIIYNYITRPEPGFGNAAAAGIIVLLLLIFVLNGAAIYIRQRFTMR, encoded by the coding sequence ATGGCTAATCCTACTTATCAAAATAATTTCGATGACGAATCTAATGAGTTTAGCGATAATGTTGATAGCAGAGAAACCACAGGTAAAATTTTTGAAATTCTCTTTTTGATTGGTCTTTTGATTGGTTTGTTTGTCCTAGTATTACTACTATTCGATATACTTCAAGATGGATTGTTGAGATTTTTGACACCAGGTTTTCTTACAGAGACTCCTTCTCGTTTTCCTGAATTAGGTGGTATTCGTCCCGCAATATTAGGCAGTGCTTTAATTGGTCTATTAGTTATATTAATTGCAGTTCCTATTGGTGTGGGAGCCGCTTTATATCTAGAAGAATATGCACCTAAAACTTGGTGGACTGACATCATTGAAATCAACATTGCTAATCTTGCTGGTGTTCCTTCAATTGTCTACGGATTGTTAGGATTAGGCGTTTTCAACTATCTGCTAGGCTTCGGCCCAGTTTTGATTTCTGGAGCGCTCACTTTATCATTACTCTCCCTGCCTTTGATTATTGTGACAGCCAGAGAAGCAATTCGTGCAGTTCCCAATCCTTTAAGAGAAGCTTCTTATGGCTTGGGAACAACTAAATGGCAAACCGTAAGCAATCATGTTTTACCTTATGCAATTCCAGGCATTTTAACTGGGGTGATTATTGCTGTCTCACGTGCTATAGGTGATGCAGCTTCTCTCATAGTTATCGGAGCAGTGAGCTTTTTGACATTTAACCCTGGTTTATTTCAACGCTTTATGGCTTTGCCCATCATCATTTACAACTACATTACTCGTCCTGAACCAGGTTTTGGCAATGCTGCGGCAGCAGGGATTATTGTTTTGTTGTTACTGATTTTTGTACTCAATGGTGCAGCCATATATATCAGGCAACGCTTCACAATGCGGTAA
- the pstC gene encoding phosphate ABC transporter permease subunit PstC: MANTNFRDEVNHEYPKSLDKNAFEDIWEKIIEVILFACGLVSILTTFGIVFIIFQVTFEFFQQVSFAQFFLDTRWTPLFADRHFGVWPLICGTVLITAIAMLVAIPLGLSSAIYLSEYASPKTAAILRPAVELLAGVPTVVYGYFALLFVTPFLRTFLPLEIFNALSAGLMMGIMIIPTVGSISLDAIQAVPRALREGAYAMGVTKLEVIGTVVLPAALSGIAASIILGISRAIGETMTVLIAAGQEPKLTLNAFESVSTMTAYMAQISGGDSPRGSINYKTLYAVGAVLFLMTLSLNIVSHWIAKRFKEKY, translated from the coding sequence ATGGCCAATACAAATTTTAGAGATGAAGTAAATCACGAATATCCGAAATCTCTTGATAAGAATGCGTTTGAAGATATCTGGGAAAAAATCATTGAGGTAATTTTATTTGCCTGTGGTTTAGTTTCGATTCTGACGACTTTTGGCATAGTTTTCATTATTTTTCAGGTAACTTTTGAGTTTTTCCAACAGGTTTCGTTTGCTCAATTCTTTCTTGATACTCGTTGGACACCATTATTTGCCGATCGCCATTTTGGAGTGTGGCCATTAATCTGCGGTACTGTATTGATTACAGCGATCGCTATGTTAGTAGCTATTCCTCTAGGTTTATCTTCTGCTATTTACCTTAGTGAATACGCTTCACCGAAAACAGCGGCAATTTTACGTCCGGCGGTAGAACTACTAGCTGGAGTACCTACAGTAGTCTATGGGTACTTTGCATTATTATTTGTTACACCATTTCTACGAACTTTCTTACCCTTAGAGATTTTTAATGCTCTGAGTGCTGGACTGATGATGGGAATTATGATTATTCCGACAGTCGGTTCTATCAGCCTAGATGCTATACAAGCAGTGCCTCGCGCTCTCCGGGAAGGTGCTTATGCAATGGGAGTTACTAAATTAGAAGTAATTGGCACAGTTGTTCTGCCGGCTGCGCTCTCTGGAATTGCTGCCTCAATTATTTTGGGCATTTCTAGAGCTATTGGTGAAACAATGACGGTTTTGATTGCGGCTGGACAAGAACCAAAGCTCACCCTCAATGCCTTTGAATCTGTATCCACGATGACAGCATATATGGCCCAAATTTCTGGAGGAGATAGCCCTCGCGGCAGCATTAACTATAAAACCTTATATGCAGTGGGAGCAGTTCTATTTTTGATGACTCTTTCGTTAAATATTGTCAGTCATTGGATTGCTAAACGCTTCAAGGAAAAATATTAA
- a CDS encoding phosphate-starvation-inducible PsiE family protein — MQKRIKSRFLFSDRWLDRHSIVRNMEAFQDLIVIILCLGLFAVMLIQLWGILIALTQPLDYKHVTAKILFVLILVELFRLLMVYLQEHSISVGVAVEVTIVSVLREVVVHGALEIASIQTLAICGLLFVLGGLLVVCAKTPHMDCISANTKLCPIAYRGGREQQNELEFQYSRRCDESQPLG, encoded by the coding sequence ATGCAAAAGCGCATCAAGAGTCGATTTTTATTTTCTGATCGCTGGCTTGATCGGCATTCAATTGTTCGTAACATGGAGGCCTTTCAAGACTTAATTGTGATTATCTTGTGTTTAGGTTTGTTCGCCGTCATGCTGATTCAGTTGTGGGGAATACTAATCGCCCTGACGCAACCACTGGATTATAAACACGTGACTGCCAAAATACTATTTGTGTTGATATTAGTCGAGTTATTTCGGCTACTAATGGTCTATTTGCAAGAACATAGTATCTCTGTTGGGGTAGCAGTCGAGGTAACAATTGTATCCGTGCTACGGGAAGTAGTGGTTCACGGAGCGTTAGAAATTGCCTCGATACAGACACTAGCAATTTGCGGCTTATTGTTCGTTCTGGGTGGGCTACTTGTGGTGTGTGCTAAGACGCCACACATGGATTGTATAAGTGCCAACACTAAGCTTTGTCCTATTGCCTATAGAGGAGGTAGAGAGCAGCAAAATGAGTTGGAATTTCAGTATTCACGTCGCTGTGATGAAAGCCAACCTCTTGGATAA
- a CDS encoding tetratricopeptide repeat protein: MRLSFYKYRIAVLVSLILASGSILYPASSAPTLPLPPSPPGKLAQAGSKTATDWLNQGLQSIQAGKVQDAIAAFRQATKLDPALAAAHYNLGLALRQTGQLQPSADAFYRATQTDPNFAPAFANLGGALLEGNNLQLANDYLQRALELDPKLGFAHYNLGLVREQQRDCKQAIASFRKAMEYSKNAPEPAYHIGICFLQEGNLDKAKAAFREAIKINPKYSEAHYTIGSVWFSQGKLQEALESFRKSAEANSNYPNAYYGAGLVFMQLKRYGDAAQVFQFAKDLYNAQGNSQWTKNAEQLLQQAQNLNYQPR, from the coding sequence ATGAGATTATCATTCTATAAATATCGCATAGCAGTATTAGTGAGTTTGATATTAGCAAGTGGCAGCATTCTATACCCTGCTTCTTCTGCTCCCACTCTTCCACTCCCCCCTTCTCCCCCAGGCAAGCTAGCACAAGCAGGTAGTAAAACCGCTACAGACTGGTTAAACCAGGGCTTACAGTCAATTCAGGCAGGAAAAGTGCAAGATGCGATCGCTGCCTTTCGACAGGCAACTAAATTAGATCCAGCATTAGCGGCAGCGCATTATAATTTGGGACTAGCACTACGACAAACAGGACAATTACAACCTTCGGCGGATGCATTTTATCGAGCAACACAAACCGATCCCAACTTTGCCCCAGCCTTTGCGAATTTGGGTGGAGCTTTGTTAGAAGGTAATAACTTACAATTGGCAAATGATTACTTGCAACGGGCGTTAGAACTTGATCCGAAACTGGGTTTTGCTCACTATAACTTAGGGTTGGTACGAGAACAGCAACGAGATTGCAAACAGGCGATCGCATCTTTTAGAAAAGCAATGGAATATAGTAAAAATGCACCAGAGCCTGCTTATCACATAGGGATATGTTTTCTCCAAGAAGGCAACCTTGATAAAGCAAAAGCTGCTTTTCGTGAGGCAATCAAAATTAATCCTAAATATTCAGAAGCTCATTATACTATTGGTTCAGTTTGGTTTAGCCAAGGCAAATTACAAGAAGCCTTAGAGTCTTTTAGAAAATCAGCCGAAGCTAATTCTAATTATCCCAATGCCTATTACGGTGCAGGCTTAGTTTTTATGCAGTTAAAACGCTATGGAGATGCTGCACAAGTATTTCAATTTGCTAAAGATTTATATAATGCTCAGGGTAATTCTCAGTGGACAAAAAATGCTGAACAATTGTTACAACAAGCACAAAATTTAAATTACCAACCTCGCTGA
- a CDS encoding elongation factor G: MNEKVKSGSRNVAIVGPYLSGKTTLLESLLFVTGAISRKGSVKDGNTVGDSAAESRDRHMTVEVSTASTEYNDTRFTFIDCPGSVEFAQETYNALMGVDAAIVVCEPIRDRVLTLAPLFKFLDDWEIPHLVFVNKMDRANIHVLETLHALKAVSSRPLVAHQYPILQGEQLIGFIDMVSEQAYKYHPGAAADPIPFPEHLKEEEHTARAEMLEALANFDDHLLEELLEDIEPPQEEILKDLKLELGADLVVPVFFGVAEQDYGVRPLLEALLREAPEPEATAERRLKNLKGNTPLAQVLKTYYTPQGGKLSLVRVWRGKLTDGILLNGIRAGGIYRLMGQQQQSVNEVAAGEIVAISRLEGIKTGDTISTEQQSAIELPKAEQLEPVYALAITPEKRNDEVKLSSAITKLLEEDCSLAWEQHGDTHEVILWGQGEIHLQVALDRLRRKYNLPMTTHLPQVPYKETIRKPVASIHGRYKHQSGGHGQFGDVFLDIKPLPRGEGFNFKETIVGGVVPRQYIPGVEMGVREFLAHGPLGFPIVDVAVTLTNGSYHTVDSSEQAFKQAARLAMQTGIPQAQPTLLEPILRVKVSTPSEFTSKVLQLLSGRRGQILGYEGRNDWQGWDNVSAYLPQAEMQDFIVELRSLTLGVGSFHWEYDHLQEVPEKLAERVLQTNGNGGNGNGK; this comes from the coding sequence ATGAACGAAAAAGTAAAATCGGGTTCGCGGAATGTTGCAATTGTTGGGCCTTATTTAAGTGGAAAAACCACTTTACTAGAAAGCTTGTTATTTGTCACAGGGGCAATTTCCCGCAAAGGCAGTGTTAAGGATGGTAACACAGTGGGAGATAGTGCAGCGGAGTCTCGCGATCGCCATATGACTGTGGAAGTCAGCACCGCTAGCACCGAATATAATGACACTCGTTTTACCTTTATTGACTGCCCAGGCAGCGTAGAATTTGCCCAAGAAACTTACAATGCTTTAATGGGAGTTGATGCGGCAATTGTAGTTTGTGAACCCATACGCGATCGCGTCCTCACCCTTGCTCCTCTATTTAAATTCCTAGATGATTGGGAAATTCCCCACCTTGTCTTTGTCAATAAAATGGATCGGGCAAATATCCATGTTTTGGAAACATTACACGCCCTCAAAGCAGTTTCCAGCCGTCCTTTAGTAGCCCATCAATATCCTATTTTGCAAGGTGAACAGCTCATCGGCTTTATCGATATGGTGAGTGAACAGGCGTACAAGTACCATCCAGGTGCAGCTGCTGACCCGATTCCTTTCCCCGAACATCTAAAAGAAGAAGAACATACAGCACGGGCAGAAATGCTCGAAGCCTTAGCAAATTTTGATGACCATTTACTTGAAGAACTTTTAGAAGATATCGAACCACCCCAAGAAGAAATTCTTAAAGACTTAAAACTAGAATTAGGGGCAGATTTGGTAGTACCCGTTTTCTTTGGGGTAGCAGAACAAGATTATGGTGTTAGACCTTTATTAGAAGCCCTATTACGAGAAGCCCCAGAACCAGAAGCCACAGCTGAACGTCGCTTAAAAAATCTCAAAGGAAATACCCCCCTAGCGCAGGTATTGAAAACTTATTACACTCCTCAAGGTGGCAAACTCTCCCTAGTGCGTGTTTGGCGGGGCAAATTAACTGATGGTATTCTTCTCAACGGCATTCGTGCAGGTGGAATTTACCGCCTCATGGGGCAACAACAGCAGTCAGTTAATGAAGTTGCTGCTGGTGAAATTGTCGCTATCAGCCGTTTGGAGGGTATTAAGACAGGGGATACAATTTCTACAGAGCAACAGTCAGCAATAGAATTACCCAAAGCTGAACAGTTGGAACCAGTGTATGCCCTTGCTATTACACCAGAAAAGCGCAACGATGAAGTTAAACTCAGCAGTGCCATCACTAAGTTGTTAGAAGAAGATTGCTCACTTGCTTGGGAGCAACATGGTGATACTCACGAAGTAATTCTTTGGGGTCAAGGCGAGATTCATTTGCAAGTTGCATTAGATAGACTGCGCCGCAAATATAACCTGCCGATGACAACCCACTTGCCACAAGTGCCTTACAAAGAAACCATTCGTAAACCTGTGGCATCAATTCATGGGCGCTACAAACATCAAAGTGGTGGTCACGGACAGTTTGGCGATGTTTTTCTAGATATCAAGCCTCTACCACGTGGTGAAGGATTTAACTTTAAGGAAACTATTGTTGGCGGCGTGGTTCCTAGACAGTATATTCCTGGTGTAGAAATGGGTGTACGGGAGTTTCTCGCACATGGGCCTTTGGGTTTTCCAATAGTTGATGTGGCGGTAACTTTGACTAACGGTTCTTATCACACAGTTGATAGTTCTGAACAAGCTTTTAAGCAAGCCGCGCGTCTAGCGATGCAAACGGGAATACCGCAAGCGCAACCTACCCTCTTAGAACCGATTCTACGTGTGAAAGTGAGTACACCTAGCGAATTTACCTCTAAAGTGCTGCAATTATTAAGTGGTAGAAGAGGGCAAATTTTAGGCTATGAAGGCAGAAATGATTGGCAAGGTTGGGATAATGTATCTGCATACTTGCCGCAAGCAGAGATGCAAGACTTTATTGTAGAATTGCGATCGCTCACTCTTGGCGTTGGTTCTTTCCACTGGGAATATGACCATCTCCAGGAAGTACCAGAAAAACTTGCTGAACGCGTTCTTCAAACAAACGGTAATGGTGGTAACGGTAACGGCAAGTAA
- a CDS encoding prohibitin family protein — MSFIVTLLTSLIAILIYLNTGKISSEKSRLAVRGITILIGSVAILNSISRVLVIVPPGNVGIVNFFGQVSENSLNSGVHLLNPFTKVLNFSTRLKDVKENVDVTSQEGLSLNLDVSLQYKLDPQKAATVYKTIGTDETQLVISRFRSTVRAITANYPASAIYSTKRQEISQKIDQQLTQEIPTLGFIVEEALLRNVKMPDTLQAAIQEKLKAEQQNQQMKFVLEKERQEAQRKRIEAQGIADSQKIISGGLTNQVLQLRAIEATEKLAQSNNSKIVIVGSEKGGVPILIQPDAGNSKP, encoded by the coding sequence ATGAGCTTTATAGTTACTCTTCTAACTAGCCTGATCGCAATTCTCATTTATCTGAACACAGGCAAGATATCCAGCGAAAAGTCTCGTTTAGCAGTGCGCGGGATAACTATATTAATTGGCAGTGTTGCGATACTAAATTCCATTTCCAGGGTTTTGGTTATTGTCCCACCAGGCAATGTCGGCATCGTTAACTTCTTTGGTCAGGTTTCTGAAAACAGTCTTAATTCAGGTGTCCACTTGTTGAACCCGTTTACCAAGGTGCTGAATTTTTCCACTCGCCTTAAGGATGTGAAGGAAAACGTAGATGTAACATCCCAAGAAGGATTGAGCCTAAATCTTGATGTTAGTCTTCAGTACAAGCTCGATCCGCAGAAAGCAGCAACAGTATATAAAACAATTGGAACTGATGAGACACAACTAGTAATTTCCAGATTCCGCTCTACTGTCCGTGCCATAACAGCAAACTACCCAGCCAGTGCTATTTACTCTACCAAACGTCAAGAAATCTCTCAAAAAATCGACCAACAACTTACCCAGGAGATACCTACTTTGGGTTTCATTGTCGAAGAAGCTCTTTTACGAAACGTCAAAATGCCTGATACTCTGCAAGCTGCAATTCAAGAGAAACTAAAAGCAGAGCAACAGAACCAGCAGATGAAATTTGTTCTAGAAAAAGAGCGTCAAGAAGCACAACGAAAGCGTATTGAAGCTCAAGGTATAGCAGATTCTCAAAAAATTATCTCTGGTGGACTTACCAACCAAGTGCTGCAATTACGAGCGATTGAAGCCACAGAAAAATTAGCTCAATCTAATAATTCTAAAATTGTAATTGTTGGTTCTGAAAAAGGCGGAGTTCCTATTCTCATTCAGCCAGACGCAGGAAACTCAAAGCCTTAA
- a CDS encoding DDE transposase family protein, which translates to MSNTQSWYIVKHNTGNCEIIPSQQFEDNNPEIIEQWGPFNSQEEAIARRVGLIRAGKCQPV; encoded by the coding sequence ATGAGCAATACACAAAGTTGGTATATTGTCAAGCATAACACTGGGAATTGCGAAATCATCCCCAGTCAGCAATTTGAGGATAATAATCCAGAGATTATAGAACAATGGGGGCCTTTTAATTCGCAAGAAGAAGCGATCGCCCGTCGTGTCGGGCTCATTCGCGCTGGCAAATGTCAGCCAGTTTAA
- the ctpC gene encoding carboxyl-terminal processing protease CtpC, whose product MVITKSRLVLGATAVTLSTIAVTSLGIHSRGQALFKANPKELVDEVWQNIYRNYVDGTFNQVDWLAVRNEYVKNKSYSNPQEAYKSIREMLKKLDDPYTRFMDPEEFKNMQVDTSGELIGIGITISQDEKTKQLVVIAPIEDTPAFKAGVLAKDVILQIDGKSTKGMDTNQAVSLIRGEAGTQVSLTIQRNGQTKQFDIKRSRIEIHPVKYSQKQTPAGNLGYIRLNQFSANAGKEMQGAIKNLETKQVAGYILDLRGNPGGLLFSSVEIARMWLNKGTIVSTIDRQGEQEREEANGRALTNKPLVVLVDKGSASASEILSGALQDNKRATLVGTQTFGKGLVQSVRPLEDGSGLAVTIARYHTPSGKDINKHGVDPDVKVNLSDAQRQDLWLHERDKLATLADPQFAKAVEVVGKQIAAQGSTRAEK is encoded by the coding sequence ATGGTGATTACAAAAAGTAGGCTTGTTTTGGGTGCAACGGCAGTGACACTCTCCACAATTGCAGTTACTAGCCTTGGCATTCACTCGCGAGGTCAGGCTTTATTTAAAGCTAATCCCAAGGAATTGGTAGATGAAGTTTGGCAGAATATATACCGAAATTACGTAGATGGGACTTTTAATCAGGTAGATTGGCTGGCTGTTCGTAACGAGTATGTGAAGAACAAGTCCTACAGTAATCCGCAAGAAGCGTATAAGTCCATCCGGGAAATGCTCAAAAAGCTAGATGATCCCTACACCCGGTTTATGGATCCTGAAGAATTCAAGAATATGCAAGTTGATACCTCTGGGGAACTGATAGGGATAGGTATCACAATCAGCCAGGATGAAAAAACCAAGCAATTGGTTGTAATTGCGCCAATTGAAGATACACCAGCCTTCAAGGCTGGTGTTTTGGCAAAAGATGTCATTCTGCAAATCGACGGCAAAAGTACCAAAGGAATGGATACCAACCAAGCAGTATCCCTAATTCGAGGTGAAGCCGGAACGCAAGTAAGCCTAACAATTCAACGTAACGGTCAGACAAAACAGTTTGACATCAAACGATCGCGAATTGAAATCCATCCAGTTAAGTATTCTCAAAAGCAAACTCCAGCGGGGAACCTTGGCTACATTCGCCTGAACCAATTCAGTGCCAATGCTGGCAAAGAAATGCAAGGTGCTATTAAAAATCTAGAAACCAAACAGGTAGCTGGATATATTTTGGATCTGCGTGGTAATCCAGGTGGCTTACTTTTCTCAAGTGTAGAAATCGCCCGGATGTGGTTGAATAAAGGTACTATTGTTTCTACCATTGACCGCCAGGGTGAGCAAGAACGAGAAGAGGCAAATGGCCGTGCCTTGACAAATAAACCATTGGTAGTATTGGTGGATAAAGGTTCAGCAAGCGCGAGTGAAATTCTTTCGGGAGCTTTGCAGGACAACAAACGTGCTACTTTGGTTGGTACTCAAACCTTTGGTAAGGGCTTGGTGCAATCGGTACGTCCTTTGGAAGATGGTTCAGGATTGGCAGTAACAATTGCTAGATATCACACTCCTAGTGGGAAAGATATTAACAAGCATGGGGTTGATCCAGATGTGAAGGTAAATTTGAGTGATGCCCAGCGACAGGACTTGTGGCTCCACGAACGTGATAAACTCGCTACCTTAGCAGATCCTCAATTTGCTAAAGCAGTTGAAGTGGTAGGTAAACAAATTGCAGCTCAAGGCAGCACCAGAGCAGAAAAATGA
- the ispG gene encoding (E)-4-hydroxy-3-methylbut-2-enyl-diphosphate synthase: MQTLPTVNTSNATSSQTIFDTTIKRRKTRPVKVGNVTIGGGYPVVVQSMINEDTLDIDGSVAAIRRLHEIGCEIVRVTVPSMAHAKALAEIKQKLIKTYQDVPVVADVHHNGLKIALEVSKHIEKVRINPGLYVFEKPNLNRTEYTKAEFDEIGEKIRETLAPLVVSLRDQGKSMRIGVNHGSLAERMLFTYGDTPEGMVESAIEFIRICESLDFRNLVISMKASRVPVMVAAYRLIAKRMDDLGMDYPLHLGVTEAGDGEYGRIKSTAGIATLLADGIGDTIRVSLTEAPEKEIPVCYSILQALGLRKTMVEYVACPSCGRTLFNLEEVLHKVREATKHLTGLDIAVMGCIVNGPGEMADADYGYVGKTPGYISLYRGREEIKKVPEDKGVEELINLIKADGRWVEP, translated from the coding sequence ATGCAAACTCTGCCTACAGTAAACACATCCAACGCTACATCGAGTCAAACTATCTTTGATACAACTATCAAGCGGCGTAAAACCCGTCCTGTAAAGGTGGGAAATGTCACCATTGGCGGTGGCTACCCCGTTGTTGTGCAGTCAATGATTAACGAAGACACTCTTGATATTGATGGTTCTGTAGCGGCTATTCGTCGCCTACATGAAATTGGCTGCGAAATTGTCCGCGTCACAGTACCAAGCATGGCTCATGCTAAAGCTTTAGCAGAAATTAAACAAAAATTAATTAAAACTTATCAAGATGTGCCAGTTGTGGCCGATGTACATCACAATGGACTGAAAATTGCTCTGGAAGTCTCTAAGCACATAGAGAAAGTGCGAATTAATCCAGGATTATATGTATTTGAAAAACCAAATCTTAATAGAACCGAATACACCAAAGCCGAATTTGATGAAATTGGCGAGAAAATCCGCGAAACTTTAGCACCACTGGTTGTTTCTTTACGCGACCAAGGTAAATCGATGCGAATTGGGGTAAATCACGGTTCCCTAGCTGAAAGAATGCTATTTACATATGGTGATACCCCTGAAGGAATGGTGGAATCTGCCATAGAATTCATCCGCATCTGTGAATCTTTGGACTTCCGTAACTTAGTAATTTCGATGAAAGCTTCACGAGTACCAGTGATGGTAGCCGCCTATCGTCTCATAGCCAAGCGCATGGACGATCTGGGTATGGATTATCCCTTGCATTTAGGCGTTACTGAAGCTGGTGATGGCGAATATGGGCGGATTAAATCCACAGCTGGTATTGCTACGTTACTTGCTGATGGCATTGGTGATACAATCCGTGTGTCACTTACAGAAGCACCAGAAAAAGAAATTCCTGTCTGCTACAGCATCCTGCAAGCTTTGGGACTGCGGAAGACAATGGTCGAGTACGTTGCTTGTCCTTCCTGCGGACGCACTCTGTTTAATTTAGAAGAAGTGCTGCACAAAGTCCGGGAAGCTACCAAACACCTAACTGGCTTAGACATAGCTGTTATGGGTTGCATTGTAAATGGCCCAGGCGAAATGGCGGACGCCGACTACGGCTATGTAGGCAAAACTCCTGGTTATATTTCCTTGTATCGTGGCAGAGAAGAAATTAAAAAAGTTCCAGAAGACAAAGGTGTAGAGGAATTAATCAACCTCATTAAAGCAGATGGACGCTGGGTAGAACCGTAG
- a CDS encoding isochorismatase produces MNAQTINQLPIPSCFNPEKVSEVWRVTYQERATEAEAWAKQHNIKPASIDKIRICLLLIDVQNTFCIPEFELFVGGNSGKGAVDDNRRLCEFIYQNLSLITTIVPTLDTHKTTQIFHPIFWINSAYEHPIPAATNITPQDIEKGIWKVNPAVANSITNGDYELLEKHAYHYVKQLSQNGKYPLTVWPYHSMLGGIGHALVSSVEEALFFHCIARQSQTQFEIKGENPLTENYSILRPEVLEDFEQRPLAQKNTRLIKQLLEFDAVIIAGQAKSHCVAWTIDDLLTEIKQVDATLAQKVYLLEDCTSPVVVPGVVDYTQQAEDAFARFAAAGMHIVKSTEKIEFGNWK; encoded by the coding sequence ATGAACGCCCAAACAATAAACCAACTACCCATTCCTTCATGTTTCAACCCCGAAAAAGTCAGCGAAGTCTGGCGTGTAACTTACCAAGAACGTGCCACAGAAGCTGAAGCCTGGGCAAAACAACACAATATTAAACCAGCATCTATTGATAAAATCCGTATTTGTCTACTATTAATCGATGTTCAAAACACCTTTTGCATTCCAGAATTTGAATTATTTGTAGGAGGAAATTCTGGGAAGGGAGCAGTAGATGATAACCGAAGGCTCTGTGAATTTATTTATCAGAATTTGAGTTTAATAACTACAATTGTGCCTACATTAGACACGCATAAAACAACACAAATTTTCCATCCTATTTTTTGGATAAATTCAGCCTACGAACATCCTATACCAGCAGCTACTAACATAACTCCTCAAGATATTGAAAAAGGCATCTGGAAAGTTAACCCAGCAGTTGCTAATAGTATTACTAATGGCGATTATGAATTACTAGAAAAACACGCTTATCACTACGTTAAACAACTAAGCCAAAATGGTAAATATCCCCTTACAGTTTGGCCTTATCATTCTATGTTGGGTGGTATTGGTCATGCCTTAGTTTCGTCTGTAGAAGAAGCGTTATTTTTTCATTGTATTGCTCGTCAGAGCCAAACACAGTTTGAAATTAAAGGTGAAAATCCTTTAACAGAAAACTATTCTATTTTACGCCCAGAGGTGTTAGAAGATTTCGAACAACGTCCACTTGCTCAAAAAAACACTCGACTAATTAAACAACTATTAGAATTTGATGCTGTCATTATTGCCGGTCAAGCTAAAAGTCATTGCGTAGCTTGGACAATTGATGATTTATTAACAGAAATTAAACAGGTAGATGCTACCCTTGCTCAAAAAGTCTATTTATTAGAAGATTGTACTTCCCCTGTGGTTGTTCCAGGTGTAGTGGACTACACGCAGCAGGCCGAAGATGCTTTTGCCAGGTTTGCAGCAGCAGGAATGCATATAGTAAAATCTACTGAAAAAATAGAATTTGGGAATTGGAAATAA